The following are from one region of the Arthrobacter sp. TMP15 genome:
- a CDS encoding GNAT family N-acetyltransferase: protein MIHKHTIESPAPNAPAAAGSLAIAGSLPIADSLPTAEGLVFRPLCVDDVDAWLELIKRIAAFEKAPSYTQHSVLLASFSDTVNPVRDNSIVGIDGHGELRAFGRVLKNRAGEKAYVLGGVDPLWQRRGVGTAVLAWQESVVAARFLADGQFPVKARNYVEEDNPALQALLAGTGYSVVRYYSEMLRALEQLPAVPTPVGISIVPLTPQLSEAVRVAHNDAFVDHWGSEPRSPEQWEIFMSHEHLRTELSAVAIDSLNGAVAGYQLASVDPGKQAQNGRREGYTELLGVPRRWRGRGIAPALLSDAMARFAAAGLDHASLDVDTENPTGASRLYKDMGYSPQRQSMAWEKLL, encoded by the coding sequence ATGATTCACAAGCACACTATAGAGTCCCCAGCTCCTAACGCTCCGGCAGCTGCTGGCTCCTTGGCCATCGCTGGCTCCTTGCCCATCGCCGACTCACTGCCCACGGCTGAGGGGTTGGTGTTCCGGCCCTTGTGCGTTGATGATGTTGACGCGTGGCTGGAATTGATAAAACGCATTGCGGCGTTTGAAAAAGCACCGTCGTATACGCAGCATTCTGTATTATTGGCAAGCTTTTCAGACACCGTGAACCCGGTGCGGGACAATTCCATAGTAGGTATCGATGGACACGGGGAACTACGCGCATTCGGGCGGGTGCTGAAGAACCGGGCCGGTGAAAAAGCGTACGTGTTGGGTGGAGTTGATCCTCTCTGGCAACGCCGTGGTGTGGGTACGGCTGTTTTGGCGTGGCAAGAGAGCGTTGTGGCTGCACGTTTCCTAGCCGACGGTCAGTTCCCTGTTAAAGCGCGGAACTACGTTGAAGAGGACAACCCGGCGCTGCAGGCCCTCTTGGCCGGGACGGGGTACTCTGTGGTGCGCTACTACTCGGAAATGTTACGTGCGCTGGAGCAACTCCCTGCTGTGCCGACCCCTGTGGGAATATCCATTGTCCCGCTGACACCGCAGCTCAGTGAGGCTGTCAGAGTTGCCCACAACGACGCCTTCGTTGACCATTGGGGATCCGAGCCGCGCAGCCCGGAGCAGTGGGAGATCTTCATGAGCCATGAACATTTGCGAACGGAGTTATCGGCTGTGGCAATCGATAGCTTGAACGGAGCGGTGGCTGGGTATCAGTTGGCCTCTGTTGATCCTGGGAAGCAGGCCCAAAACGGCCGCCGGGAAGGCTACACAGAACTGCTGGGTGTGCCCCGCAGGTGGCGGGGCCGTGGCATCGCCCCGGCGCTGCTCTCCGACGCCATGGCACGTTTTGCGGCAGCCGGACTAGATCACGCCAGCCTGGATGTGGACACCGAAAATCCCACTGGAGCCTCGCGGCTGTACAAAGACATGGGTTACTCTCCGCAGCGCCAAAGCATGGCCTGGGAGAAATTGCTCTAA
- a CDS encoding DNA topoisomerase IV subunit A, giving the protein MAKRQPPAADDFTENIVDIDVSSEMEGSFLEYAYSVIYSRALPDARDGLKPVQRRILYMMAEMGLRPERGHVKSARVVGEVMGKLHPHGDTAIYDTMVRMAQDWTLRLPLIDGHGNFGSLDDGPAAPRYTEARLAAAALELTSSLDENVVDFVPNYDNQMMQPSVLPAAYPNLLVNGASGIAVGMATNMAPHNLGEVIAAAQHLIANPDATLEDIMAYVPGPDLPSGGRIVGLQGIRDAYAGGRGSFKTRAKMAVEQLSPRKVGLVVTELPYLVGPEKVKEKLKDARNANKVVGVADFIDLSDRKHGLRLVIEIKNGFNPAAVMEQLYRYTPLEESFGINNVCLVDGQPQTLGLLPLLQVFVDHRIDVVRRRTAFRLGKKQDRLHLVEGMLIAIVDIDEVIQIIRTSDEVAAARERLMAIYDLSEIQTNYILDLQLRRLTRFSMVELEAERDELRRAIAALEAILGSQEMLHQLVSDEMGEVAAKYATPRRTVLLESEAMSPSVAKALAGGPGGKAGKLVPLALEIADDPCWVLLSATGQIARTTSAEPLVESGSRSKHDVFTSVLKTTARAEVGALTSLGRMLRLQVVDMPVLPPTAALPNLAGGVGAKDFITLTKGETLVGFVPLSSVFAVGTAAGVVKRVIPEYPLNRDDWEFISLKPKDFVVGAGVATDDDDLVFITQDAQLLRYSAAMVRPQGRTAGGMAGIKLGAGDVVLSFSVVSPADPDAVVVTVSGGQEALPGTPSGSAKVTALSQYPHKGRATGGVRAHRFLKGEDKLFVSWAGHGPPKASTSSGVARALPVEHGNRDGSGVPLSAAIDLVGPSLSRDDSRDDSGEGADAQSPSSPISTEGQRFAAVTAKKPVAPGAESTPIPDTTQEAFELELE; this is encoded by the coding sequence ATGGCCAAGCGCCAACCTCCCGCAGCCGATGACTTCACCGAAAACATCGTTGATATTGATGTTTCCAGCGAGATGGAAGGCTCATTCCTGGAATACGCCTATTCGGTGATTTATTCGCGTGCACTCCCTGATGCCAGGGACGGTCTCAAACCAGTGCAGCGGCGCATCCTGTACATGATGGCGGAGATGGGGCTGCGCCCGGAGCGCGGCCATGTCAAAAGCGCCCGCGTGGTGGGCGAGGTCATGGGCAAGCTGCACCCGCACGGCGATACGGCCATTTACGACACCATGGTGCGCATGGCCCAGGACTGGACGCTGCGCCTGCCTCTCATTGACGGGCACGGCAACTTTGGCTCGCTCGACGACGGACCCGCCGCCCCCCGTTATACCGAGGCCCGGCTGGCCGCCGCGGCGCTGGAGTTGACCAGCAGCTTGGATGAAAATGTTGTGGACTTTGTGCCCAACTATGACAACCAGATGATGCAGCCCTCTGTGTTGCCGGCCGCGTACCCGAACCTGCTGGTCAACGGGGCCAGCGGTATCGCCGTCGGTATGGCCACCAACATGGCCCCGCACAACCTGGGCGAAGTCATTGCCGCCGCCCAGCACCTGATTGCCAACCCGGACGCCACACTGGAGGACATCATGGCGTATGTGCCGGGCCCGGACCTGCCCTCCGGGGGGCGGATCGTGGGCCTGCAGGGCATTCGCGACGCCTATGCCGGCGGGCGCGGCTCCTTCAAGACGCGGGCCAAGATGGCTGTTGAACAGCTCTCCCCGCGCAAGGTGGGCCTGGTGGTAACCGAGCTGCCGTACCTGGTGGGGCCGGAGAAGGTGAAGGAGAAGCTCAAGGACGCCCGCAATGCCAACAAGGTGGTCGGTGTTGCCGACTTCATCGACCTCTCCGACCGCAAGCACGGTCTGCGCCTTGTCATTGAAATCAAGAACGGCTTCAACCCGGCCGCCGTCATGGAACAGCTCTACCGATACACACCGCTGGAGGAGTCGTTCGGCATCAACAACGTGTGCCTCGTGGACGGGCAGCCTCAAACGCTGGGTCTGCTGCCACTGCTGCAGGTCTTTGTGGACCACCGCATTGATGTGGTCCGGCGCCGCACCGCGTTCCGCCTGGGCAAGAAGCAGGATCGCCTGCACCTGGTTGAGGGCATGCTCATCGCCATCGTGGACATCGACGAGGTCATCCAGATCATCCGCACCTCGGATGAGGTGGCTGCCGCCCGGGAACGGCTCATGGCCATCTACGACCTCTCCGAGATCCAGACCAACTACATTCTTGACCTGCAGCTGCGCCGACTGACCCGTTTCTCCATGGTGGAGTTGGAAGCCGAACGCGATGAGCTGCGCCGCGCGATTGCAGCCTTGGAAGCTATTCTCGGCTCGCAGGAAATGCTCCACCAGCTCGTCTCCGACGAGATGGGCGAGGTGGCAGCCAAGTACGCCACCCCGCGCCGCACCGTCTTGTTGGAGTCCGAGGCCATGTCGCCATCGGTGGCGAAGGCCCTGGCGGGCGGTCCTGGCGGCAAGGCCGGCAAGCTTGTCCCGCTGGCCCTGGAAATCGCCGATGACCCCTGCTGGGTGCTGCTGAGCGCCACCGGTCAGATTGCCCGCACCACCAGCGCCGAGCCGCTCGTGGAATCCGGCAGCCGCAGCAAACATGACGTCTTCACGTCCGTCCTGAAAACCACTGCCCGGGCCGAGGTCGGTGCGCTGACCTCGCTGGGCCGGATGCTGCGCCTGCAAGTGGTGGACATGCCCGTCCTGCCGCCCACTGCTGCCCTGCCGAACCTGGCCGGTGGTGTGGGTGCCAAGGACTTCATTACGCTGACCAAGGGCGAAACTCTTGTTGGGTTTGTGCCGCTGAGCAGTGTGTTTGCTGTGGGAACAGCCGCCGGAGTAGTTAAGCGGGTTATCCCCGAGTACCCCTTGAACCGGGATGATTGGGAGTTTATCTCCCTTAAGCCCAAGGATTTTGTGGTGGGTGCGGGCGTTGCCACGGACGACGACGATCTTGTGTTCATCACCCAAGATGCCCAATTGCTTCGGTACAGTGCCGCTATGGTCCGTCCGCAAGGCCGCACGGCCGGCGGTATGGCAGGTATCAAACTGGGGGCAGGAGATGTGGTGCTCTCCTTTAGCGTTGTCTCCCCGGCCGACCCCGATGCTGTTGTCGTGACGGTTTCAGGCGGACAAGAAGCCCTGCCGGGAACGCCGTCGGGCTCTGCAAAGGTCACAGCACTTTCGCAATACCCGCACAAGGGTAGGGCCACCGGAGGGGTGCGGGCACACCGCTTCCTCAAGGGTGAAGATAAATTATTCGTGTCCTGGGCCGGTCATGGCCCGCCCAAGGCCTCAACTTCCTCCGGGGTGGCCCGGGCACTGCCAGTTGAGCATGGCAACCGTGATGGTTCAGGGGTGCCCCTCAGCGCCGCCATTGACCTTGTGGGTCCAAGTCTCTCCCGCGATGATTCCCGGGATGATTCCGGTGAGGGTGCGGATGCTCAGAGTCCATCATCTCCAATCTCGACCGAGGGGCAGAGGTTCGCGGCCGTAACTGCCAAAAAACCTGTGGCACCGGGCGCTGAGTCAACACCCATCCCGGACACCACACAAGAAGCATTTGAGCTGGAGCTGGAGTAG
- the cydB gene encoding cytochrome d ubiquinol oxidase subunit II, with translation MDFLPTLWFILIAVLWIGYLFLEGFDLGVGMLMKTFARDEKERRLLLNTVGPVWDGNEVWLITAGGATFAAFPFWYASLFSALYIPLVFVLLGLIFRAVAFEYRGKVHSDSWRAAWDAAIALGSFVAAFGIGAMLALTTTGLPLNANGDRVGGPFAWFTWYAVVGGMAVVGFALIHASAFLALKTDGEIRHRARRVVSRWLPLGLAPLAIWVIAVAWQNGKWFSWPLIAVAVVAAVGAWAANRVGREGYSFLAMGVFLLAGSAAIFSAVYPVVLPSTLDPTWNLTVENASSSSYTLSLMSIVAAVGLPMVLAYQAWTYWIFRKRISVAHLPAPIDFAPAIGGSAAGTDVVDNANKTVATATKAGRD, from the coding sequence ATGGATTTTCTGCCTACTTTATGGTTCATACTGATTGCTGTTCTGTGGATCGGTTACCTTTTCCTTGAAGGATTCGACCTGGGCGTTGGCATGCTCATGAAAACCTTCGCACGCGATGAGAAAGAACGCCGCCTGCTGCTGAACACCGTGGGGCCCGTGTGGGATGGCAACGAAGTGTGGCTGATCACGGCAGGGGGCGCCACTTTTGCCGCGTTCCCGTTCTGGTACGCCTCACTGTTCTCAGCCCTGTACATCCCCCTGGTGTTTGTGCTTCTTGGGCTGATCTTCCGCGCCGTGGCGTTTGAATATCGCGGTAAAGTTCACTCCGATTCCTGGCGGGCCGCATGGGACGCGGCTATTGCGCTGGGCTCCTTCGTTGCTGCTTTCGGGATTGGTGCCATGCTCGCGTTGACCACCACCGGCTTGCCGCTGAACGCCAATGGCGACCGTGTGGGCGGACCCTTCGCCTGGTTCACCTGGTACGCGGTTGTGGGTGGGATGGCGGTGGTTGGCTTTGCCTTGATCCATGCATCCGCCTTCCTCGCGCTCAAGACAGATGGCGAGATTCGTCACCGTGCCCGGAGGGTTGTGAGCCGCTGGCTACCACTGGGACTGGCACCACTGGCTATCTGGGTTATTGCGGTGGCCTGGCAAAACGGCAAGTGGTTTAGCTGGCCATTGATTGCGGTAGCCGTAGTGGCCGCTGTGGGCGCGTGGGCGGCCAACCGTGTGGGCCGCGAGGGATACAGCTTCCTGGCCATGGGCGTGTTCCTGCTGGCAGGCAGTGCTGCAATCTTCAGCGCTGTATATCCTGTGGTCCTGCCATCTACTCTGGACCCGACCTGGAACCTAACAGTAGAGAACGCGTCCTCCTCCAGCTATACATTGTCTTTGATGTCCATTGTGGCCGCCGTAGGGCTGCCGATGGTGCTGGCTTACCAGGCTTGGACGTACTGGATCTTCCGCAAACGCATCAGTGTGGCACACCTGCCTGCACCAATCGACTTTGCCCCCGCAATAGGGGGTTCAGCCGCTGGTACTGACGTGGTTGACAACGCCAACAAGACGGTTGCAACTGCTACGAAGGCTGGGCGAGATTAG
- the cydC gene encoding thiol reductant ABC exporter subunit CydC, with protein MSVRPALPKGKATQVALAGLAGLAAVKAVALVLLMGALAHALGQWAGGAAMDAVKLLVQGTVGASLMGAAVWGQSIMARRAALGTKEELRGRLIAHRLGHSSGTRGAVGAESMLASRGLDGLDNYFSTYLPALVTCAVLPVMVGLQILISDWVSALIVVLTVPLVPVFMILIGFHTQERVALAARGLDKLSNHLLELARGLPVLVGLRRAQAQRKALFDVCEAYRKSTMATLRTAFLSSMALELISTISVALVAVFIGVRLVYGDLALEAGLLALMLAPECFRPLRDVGAAHHGSEDGVEALARVNEILASAPVEAVTSAHAHDESGGTETTAPVLLADRLSLTYPGRSVPAVKSFSARLEAGAALVLDTPSGSGKSTILAAIAGTLPLAAESDNAAKFPKVTGDLQHCAPDALVYVSQHPAFTEESVLAEVALYSAGPQGLETNTAVLMSALAQVNAAHLAHRSVVDCSPGELRRVAVARALGRIATDPSVELALFDEPTAHLDPDSAHAVRQALSGLHGTVALVVASHDPVLAKTIGARASSAVPPATELRGEETGPEAELVPASAGAQSAAVLSPAAKLSWRHLKALPLFSPRFAAGVIVSALATLSAAALSGISGWLIVWAADQPPMLYLMTLIVGVRTFGIARSVLRYCERLLTHDAVFRWASQLRLKLWDSLGSSVLHWGKLTRSGGALGTLVADVDELRDAVPRAVVPIPAAILSYAAVLTTIVILVPEAAGTVIVLGVLALVVLPVVVLTAQRRASGAAAVHRAWLAGRVTTLFAAADQLGANGVGSLQAARFSAQDATVAKPLRRLAWSDGLGQGAVSVLTALAAISVTYTAIGAGVDPRAAAVAALLMLALSEPLGQFVEAVSALPALTALMQRTLPLLDAPTTVFHARGPISTSDQAATEAVEVIALDSVTARYPGMAEPVFSNVSGGTRRGQWWSVSGPSGAGKSTLLAVLLGFLPPERGSYLLNSQPPTDQTLSRISWCPQDSYLFNSTVRANLAIAQPAQNPPTETELELALTTVGLGPWLAELPMGLDTRVGPGGHHLSGGQRTRMSVARTLVAGADVVLLDEPTAHLGVDEAAGLIHDLRGALAHAAVVLVTHDAELAAAGDTCLRLGETKVEAGATGL; from the coding sequence GTGAGTGTCCGTCCGGCGCTGCCCAAAGGCAAAGCAACTCAGGTGGCCCTAGCCGGGTTGGCCGGCCTTGCCGCCGTTAAGGCTGTTGCCTTGGTCCTGCTGATGGGTGCGCTGGCCCATGCTTTGGGGCAGTGGGCTGGCGGGGCAGCGATGGACGCGGTGAAATTGTTGGTGCAAGGAACTGTTGGTGCCTCTCTGATGGGTGCTGCTGTGTGGGGGCAGTCAATCATGGCTCGCCGTGCCGCTCTAGGTACCAAGGAGGAACTTCGTGGGCGGCTCATTGCGCATCGCTTGGGACACAGTTCCGGGACCCGAGGCGCGGTTGGGGCCGAGTCGATGTTGGCCAGTCGTGGGTTGGATGGTCTGGATAACTACTTCAGCACGTATCTGCCAGCGCTGGTGACATGCGCTGTGCTCCCGGTCATGGTGGGTCTGCAAATCCTCATCTCGGACTGGGTCAGTGCCCTCATTGTGGTCTTGACCGTGCCGCTGGTGCCCGTATTTATGATCCTGATAGGTTTTCACACCCAAGAGCGGGTTGCGCTGGCTGCTCGCGGACTGGATAAACTCTCCAACCATCTTTTGGAGCTCGCCCGCGGCTTGCCCGTCCTTGTGGGATTGCGGCGGGCACAAGCCCAACGCAAAGCCCTTTTTGACGTGTGTGAGGCATACCGTAAATCAACTATGGCAACCCTCCGGACGGCTTTTCTTTCCTCGATGGCGCTGGAACTGATTAGTACCATCTCCGTAGCGCTGGTGGCGGTATTTATCGGTGTACGGCTGGTTTACGGTGACTTAGCCTTGGAAGCTGGACTGCTTGCTTTGATGCTTGCCCCCGAATGTTTCAGACCGTTGCGCGACGTCGGTGCTGCCCACCACGGCAGTGAAGACGGTGTGGAGGCATTGGCCCGAGTCAATGAGATTCTTGCCAGCGCACCCGTGGAGGCCGTAACTTCGGCACACGCCCACGATGAGAGCGGGGGAACCGAAACCACTGCCCCTGTCCTGCTCGCTGACCGGCTGAGCCTCACGTATCCCGGACGCAGTGTGCCCGCGGTAAAGAGTTTCAGTGCCAGGCTCGAAGCCGGTGCCGCCCTTGTGCTCGACACACCCAGTGGCAGCGGAAAGTCCACTATTCTTGCGGCTATTGCCGGCACGCTCCCGCTGGCGGCTGAAAGCGACAACGCCGCAAAGTTTCCCAAAGTTACCGGAGATCTCCAGCACTGCGCCCCCGACGCTTTGGTGTACGTTTCCCAGCACCCCGCCTTCACCGAGGAGAGCGTGCTTGCAGAAGTGGCCCTGTACTCTGCCGGTCCGCAGGGCCTTGAGACGAACACGGCCGTACTCATGAGCGCATTGGCCCAGGTCAATGCCGCACACTTGGCCCACCGAAGCGTGGTTGATTGCAGCCCCGGGGAGCTGCGCCGAGTCGCTGTTGCCCGTGCCTTGGGGCGCATAGCAACAGATCCTTCAGTGGAACTGGCACTCTTTGATGAACCCACCGCCCATCTTGATCCGGACTCTGCACATGCTGTACGCCAGGCGCTGAGCGGTCTCCACGGAACTGTGGCGCTCGTTGTAGCCAGCCACGATCCCGTGCTGGCCAAAACGATCGGTGCCAGGGCATCTTCAGCAGTACCGCCAGCCACAGAGTTACGCGGGGAAGAAACGGGGCCAGAGGCAGAGTTGGTGCCAGCTTCGGCAGGAGCGCAATCGGCAGCAGTTCTCAGTCCAGCGGCCAAGCTGTCCTGGCGCCATCTGAAGGCATTGCCACTCTTCTCACCACGATTTGCGGCCGGTGTTATTGTTTCTGCACTGGCCACGCTCAGCGCTGCGGCGCTGAGCGGAATTTCCGGCTGGCTCATTGTCTGGGCTGCCGATCAACCACCAATGCTGTATCTCATGACATTGATTGTGGGGGTGCGTACATTTGGGATCGCACGTTCGGTGCTGCGTTATTGCGAACGTCTTCTCACCCACGACGCCGTGTTCCGGTGGGCGAGTCAACTTCGCCTGAAACTGTGGGACTCCTTAGGTTCCTCCGTCCTGCACTGGGGAAAATTGACACGTTCAGGTGGAGCACTTGGAACACTTGTTGCTGATGTGGACGAATTACGGGATGCTGTGCCCCGTGCTGTGGTGCCCATCCCCGCCGCGATACTCTCCTACGCTGCCGTGCTGACAACTATTGTGATCCTTGTCCCCGAAGCTGCTGGAACGGTGATTGTTTTGGGTGTGCTTGCGCTGGTGGTATTACCGGTGGTGGTCCTTACCGCCCAACGCCGTGCCTCCGGTGCAGCTGCTGTGCACCGCGCCTGGCTCGCGGGACGGGTAACAACACTGTTTGCGGCAGCAGATCAGCTCGGTGCCAACGGTGTGGGCAGCCTGCAGGCTGCCCGTTTCAGCGCACAGGATGCCACAGTAGCCAAGCCCCTGCGGCGGTTGGCATGGTCTGACGGGTTAGGCCAAGGCGCGGTGTCGGTTTTGACGGCGCTAGCAGCAATTTCTGTCACGTACACAGCCATTGGTGCCGGCGTTGACCCGCGTGCCGCCGCTGTTGCGGCGTTGCTGATGCTGGCACTGTCTGAACCCTTAGGGCAATTTGTGGAGGCAGTCTCGGCACTGCCTGCGCTGACAGCCCTGATGCAGCGGACACTGCCGCTGCTGGATGCACCCACCACCGTGTTTCACGCACGGGGCCCAATTTCAACATCGGATCAGGCTGCAACAGAGGCAGTTGAAGTGATTGCACTTGATAGCGTCACCGCCAGGTATCCGGGCATGGCTGAGCCGGTTTTCAGCAACGTCAGCGGTGGTACGCGGCGTGGACAGTGGTGGAGCGTCAGCGGCCCCTCAGGGGCTGGGAAGTCAACCCTTTTGGCAGTGCTGCTGGGATTCTTGCCACCGGAACGTGGCTCCTACCTACTAAATAGCCAGCCGCCAACGGATCAAACGTTGAGTCGGATCTCGTGGTGCCCGCAGGACTCCTACCTGTTCAATTCCACGGTGCGCGCGAACCTTGCCATCGCTCAACCCGCACAAAACCCGCCCACGGAAACTGAGTTGGAGTTGGCGCTTACAACCGTGGGTCTTGGACCGTGGCTGGCCGAGTTGCCTATGGGCCTGGACACGCGAGTGGGGCCAGGCGGACACCACCTCTCCGGCGGGCAGCGAACCCGCATGTCGGTGGCTCGAACGCTGGTGGCCGGAGCCGACGTGGTACTTCTTGATGAGCCCACCGCCCACTTGGGCGTCGATGAGGCAGCCGGGCTTATTCACGATCTGCGGGGAGCACTTGCGCACGCAGCCGTGGTGCTTGTCACGCACGACGCCGAACTTGCCGCAGCAGGGGATACTTGCCTCCGCTTGGGGGAGACAAAAGTGGAAGCTGGTGCCACCGGGCTTTAG
- a CDS encoding DinB family protein — MPITADNKDWTWVLAQTCPECGFNAAKATPGSAATMLPAVLPRWQNALRRPDVGERPNPDTWSVLEYGAHIRDVFGVFAARLELMLSQDNPTFADWDQDQAALEGGYSQLDPAEVAQELVQNGLDAAAAFGAVSLEQWERRGLRSNGSSFTVKTLTGYFMHDVVHHLHDVDA; from the coding sequence ATGCCTATCACCGCCGATAACAAAGACTGGACCTGGGTTCTTGCGCAAACGTGCCCGGAGTGCGGTTTCAACGCAGCCAAGGCCACGCCCGGTTCGGCGGCCACCATGTTGCCAGCGGTACTGCCGCGATGGCAAAATGCTTTGCGGCGCCCTGATGTTGGCGAACGCCCAAACCCGGACACGTGGTCGGTGCTTGAATACGGTGCACATATTCGGGACGTCTTTGGTGTATTTGCGGCCCGTTTGGAGCTGATGCTCAGCCAGGACAACCCCACATTTGCTGACTGGGACCAGGATCAGGCTGCCCTGGAGGGTGGCTACTCACAGCTGGATCCTGCGGAAGTGGCCCAAGAATTGGTACAAAACGGTCTTGATGCGGCAGCCGCTTTCGGCGCTGTGAGTCTAGAGCAATGGGAGCGCCGAGGACTACGCAGCAACGGATCTTCCTTCACCGTGAAGACGCTCACGGGCTATTTCATGCATGATGTGGTCCATCACCTGCACGACGTTGACGCATAG